A single region of the Novosphingobium sp. genome encodes:
- a CDS encoding TonB-dependent receptor produces the protein MVGKAQKRIGQGASTLAMGCIGLFSGTLPAMAQGTDQAGQTGEGQNLGGVTVTDTAITEGSYKVERMASPKATAPLLDTPKSITVISRQVLADTNSSTLSEALRTVPGITMGSGEGGNPLGDRPFIRGADSQASTYLDGVRDIAAQTRETFDVESIEVTKGSDSVTNGSGNGGGSINIVSKTPTDKRFAQIDGSLGNADYKRVTVDINQPLSDFVGVRINGMFHDQGVAGRDAIWQKRWGIAPSIKFGLTGPTSLELDWYHLHSTELPDSGIPYFTTINNQTSANAETAPLSTAPTTLINGQTITRARGAFYGLIDRDFRTTNTDALTARFEHNFENGLKLRNTMRYSNTTQEYIYTQPDDSQGDVYGVAASINNTANSMVPGTVWRRANTRYSKQSGFVDQLDLSGKFNTGTLKHSFAAALEYSWQDSGYGSFVSNAATGTALSTGSTLTPRCTSAAIANFYCTSAANPNPNDNWVSTVSDTSTTPAAIQRSAPASMALANSSTVSASLFDTITLTEKLMVNLGGRFDRYVTNASAAVVAPYTASRTWQGRTDNIFTYQAGLIYKPVPNGSFYISTGSSTVPPGSFLAQGSEDNAVASATIDPNTLKVQKTTSYEVGTKWSLFDDQFALSLDVFQTRTTNARYTDSNGTVAFIGEKRVRGVEVGFSGNVTAKWSVFGGYTYMPSKVLNAGYTATTGTNASGAAATVYAPAALTGHAFPNTPTNSFTLFTNYKVTPKFSLGGGAIYMGKVYGGFSDSRTYTNGVLSIVKTRAVYVPDYWRFDANASYQLNERIGLRVSALNITNKLYYDQAYATHYAHQAAGRTVIGTLSLKY, from the coding sequence ATGGTCGGCAAGGCGCAGAAAAGGATCGGGCAAGGTGCCAGCACATTGGCAATGGGCTGCATCGGATTGTTTTCGGGCACGTTGCCCGCCATGGCGCAGGGCACCGATCAGGCAGGCCAGACCGGCGAGGGGCAAAATCTGGGCGGCGTGACCGTGACCGACACGGCCATCACCGAAGGCAGCTACAAGGTGGAGCGCATGGCCAGCCCCAAGGCGACCGCGCCCTTGCTGGACACGCCCAAGTCGATCACGGTCATCTCGCGCCAGGTCCTGGCCGACACCAACTCCTCGACGCTGTCCGAAGCGCTGCGCACCGTGCCGGGCATCACCATGGGCTCTGGCGAGGGCGGCAATCCGTTGGGCGACCGCCCCTTCATTCGCGGCGCGGATTCGCAGGCCTCCACCTATCTGGACGGCGTGCGCGACATCGCCGCCCAGACCCGCGAGACCTTCGATGTCGAAAGCATCGAGGTCACCAAGGGCTCGGACAGTGTGACCAACGGTTCCGGCAATGGCGGCGGTTCGATCAACATCGTGTCCAAGACGCCGACCGACAAGCGTTTCGCCCAGATCGACGGCAGCCTGGGCAATGCCGACTACAAGCGTGTGACGGTGGACATCAACCAGCCGCTCAGCGACTTTGTGGGCGTGCGTATCAATGGCATGTTTCACGATCAGGGCGTGGCCGGTCGCGACGCGATCTGGCAGAAGCGCTGGGGCATCGCGCCCTCGATCAAGTTTGGCCTCACCGGCCCCACCAGCCTTGAGCTGGACTGGTATCACCTGCATTCGACCGAACTGCCGGATTCGGGCATTCCCTATTTCACCACGATCAACAACCAGACTTCGGCCAATGCCGAAACCGCGCCTCTGTCGACCGCGCCGACCACGCTGATCAACGGGCAGACGATCACCCGCGCGCGCGGCGCCTTCTATGGCCTGATCGATCGCGATTTCCGCACCACCAATACCGATGCCCTGACCGCCCGCTTCGAACATAATTTCGAGAACGGCCTGAAGCTGCGCAACACCATGCGCTATTCCAACACGACGCAGGAATACATCTACACCCAGCCCGACGATTCGCAGGGCGATGTCTATGGTGTGGCGGCCTCGATCAACAACACGGCCAATTCGATGGTGCCGGGCACAGTGTGGCGCCGCGCGAACACCCGCTACAGCAAGCAGAGCGGCTTCGTCGATCAGCTCGATCTGTCGGGCAAGTTCAACACCGGCACGCTCAAGCACAGCTTTGCCGCCGCGCTGGAATACAGCTGGCAGGATTCGGGCTATGGCTCTTTCGTCTCGAACGCCGCGACCGGCACGGCATTGTCCACCGGCTCGACGCTGACCCCGCGTTGCACCAGTGCCGCCATTGCCAACTTCTACTGCACCTCGGCGGCCAATCCGAACCCGAACGACAATTGGGTCAGCACGGTCAGCGATACCTCGACCACGCCTGCCGCCATCCAGCGCAGCGCGCCCGCATCGATGGCGCTGGCCAACTCCTCGACCGTCTCGGCCAGCCTGTTCGACACGATCACGCTCACCGAAAAGTTGATGGTCAATCTTGGCGGCCGTTTCGACCGTTATGTCACCAATGCCAGCGCCGCCGTGGTCGCGCCCTACACCGCCAGCCGCACCTGGCAGGGCCGCACCGACAACATCTTCACCTATCAGGCGGGCCTGATCTACAAGCCCGTGCCCAACGGCAGCTTCTACATCTCGACCGGTTCCTCGACGGTGCCGCCCGGCTCCTTCCTGGCGCAGGGCAGCGAGGACAATGCGGTGGCCTCCGCCACCATCGATCCCAACACGCTCAAGGTGCAGAAGACCACTTCCTATGAGGTGGGCACCAAGTGGAGCCTGTTCGACGACCAGTTTGCGCTGAGCCTCGACGTGTTCCAGACCCGTACGACCAATGCCCGTTACACCGACTCGAACGGCACCGTGGCCTTTATCGGCGAGAAGCGCGTGCGCGGCGTCGAGGTTGGCTTCAGCGGCAATGTCACGGCCAAATGGAGCGTGTTCGGCGGCTACACCTATATGCCCTCCAAGGTGCTGAACGCGGGTTACACCGCCACCACCGGCACCAATGCCAGCGGTGCGGCGGCAACGGTCTATGCCCCGGCGGCGCTCACCGGCCATGCCTTCCCCAACACGCCGACCAACAGCTTTACCCTTTTCACCAATTACAAGGTGACGCCCAAGTTCAGCCTGGGCGGCGGGGCAATCTATATGGGCAAGGTCTATGGCGGTTTCTCGGACAGCCGGACCTACACCAATGGCGTGCTGTCCATCGTGAAGACCCGCGCGGTCTATGTGCCGGATTACTGGCGCTTCGATGCCAATGCTTCGTATCAGCTCAATGAGCGGATCGGCCTGCGGGTCAGCGCACTCAACATCACCAACAAGCTGTATTACGATCAGGCCTATGCAACGCACTATGCGCATCAGGCTGCTGGTCGCACGGTGATCGGCACGCTCAGCCTGAAGTATTGA
- a CDS encoding TetR/AcrR family transcriptional regulator, giving the protein MMARATTYHKEDLRRDLLAAARDMIAQQGYHTLSLRGLAQMVGVTSGAPYHHFSDRRALLLAIAIEGFEDLIAPTQAPDILKLPPLDRLVALGRAYLDFAQHQPRLMELMYESELTTPAPAPELLVYQRRGSQALLDAITEALPANLPNDRISRVVGYWSTVYGLAVLRNKGLLQPHEPEAVEPQDTDHLVITRSAKAALQP; this is encoded by the coding sequence ATGATGGCACGCGCCACAACCTATCATAAGGAAGACCTCAGGCGCGATCTGCTCGCGGCTGCGCGGGACATGATCGCACAGCAGGGCTATCACACCCTGTCCTTGCGCGGTCTTGCGCAAATGGTTGGCGTCACCAGTGGCGCGCCTTATCATCATTTCTCGGACCGCCGGGCCCTGCTGCTGGCCATCGCCATCGAAGGCTTCGAAGATCTGATCGCCCCGACACAAGCGCCTGACATTCTGAAACTGCCGCCGCTCGATCGCCTTGTGGCGCTGGGCCGGGCTTATCTCGACTTTGCGCAGCACCAGCCCAGACTCATGGAACTCATGTACGAAAGCGAGCTCACAACGCCGGCGCCCGCTCCCGAATTGCTTGTCTATCAGCGCCGAGGCTCTCAGGCACTCCTTGATGCGATCACCGAAGCTCTCCCGGCCAACTTGCCCAACGACCGGATCTCAAGAGTGGTGGGCTATTGGTCGACGGTCTACGGCCTTGCCGTGCTGCGCAACAAAGGGCTGCTTCAACCTCATGAGCCAGAAGCCGTAGAGCCACAGGATACCGACCATTTGGTGATTACCCGGAGTGCAAAAGCCGCATTGCAGCCCTGA